The following are from one region of the Candidatus Methylomirabilota bacterium genome:
- a CDS encoding uroporphyrinogen-III synthase, which translates to MTPRALAGRTVVVTRAADQASGFVELLEGAGARVLEAPTIAIEPPVSWGPLDRALDELATFTWAVFTSVNGVAMVGRRLEERGLDWSGFARLRVAAIGPATAEALIERGLRPAAVPEEYRAEALAQRLRSHIGAEDRVLLARAAQAREVLARELAALGAAVVEVPAYTTRRVEVGTGPLREALAARTVDVVTFTSSSTARNFAELFTVEERQAWLDGVTIACIGPITAATAAEYGLPTHVMPRQYTIAALAGAIDEHFARARRPSGSEPRADRRSQ; encoded by the coding sequence GTGACCCCCCGGGCTCTCGCCGGGCGAACCGTCGTGGTGACGCGGGCCGCCGACCAGGCGTCCGGGTTCGTGGAGCTCCTCGAGGGGGCCGGGGCCCGGGTGCTCGAGGCGCCGACCATCGCCATCGAGCCTCCGGTGTCCTGGGGGCCGCTCGATCGGGCTCTGGATGAGCTGGCGACGTTCACGTGGGCGGTGTTTACGAGCGTGAACGGCGTCGCCATGGTGGGCCGCCGCCTGGAGGAGCGCGGCCTGGACTGGAGCGGTTTCGCCCGACTGCGGGTGGCCGCGATCGGCCCCGCCACGGCCGAAGCCCTGATCGAGCGCGGTCTGCGACCCGCGGCCGTACCCGAGGAGTATCGCGCCGAGGCGCTGGCGCAACGGTTGCGGTCCCACATCGGCGCCGAAGACCGCGTCTTGCTGGCGCGGGCGGCGCAGGCGCGCGAGGTGCTGGCGCGGGAGCTGGCGGCACTGGGGGCGGCAGTGGTCGAGGTGCCTGCGTATACTACGCGACGGGTGGAGGTCGGCACCGGACCCTTGCGCGAGGCGCTGGCGGCCAGGACGGTGGACGTGGTCACGTTCACGAGCTCGTCGACGGCGCGCAACTTCGCCGAGCTGTTCACCGTGGAGGAACGGCAGGCCTGGCTCGACGGTGTCACCATCGCCTGCATCGGTCCTATCACGGCGGCCACCGCGGCCGAGTACGGCCTGCCCACCCACGTGATGCCGCGGCAGTACACGATCGCCGCACTGGCCGGCGCGATCGACGAGCATTTCGCCCGCGCGCGGCGGCCCTCGGGGTCGGAGCCACGCGCGGACAGGAGGAGTCAGTGA
- the hemB gene encoding porphobilinogen synthase: MGQGMFRPRRLREKPLLRTLVRETRLAVDDLVYPAFVIHGRGVREPIASMPGQSRLSIDELLKEAKDVAAMGIPALLLFGLPAHKDPRGSEAYADDGIVQQAIRAVKDTVPDLLVVTDVCLCQYTSHGHCGIVENGTVRNDPSLELLARVAVSHADAGADVVAPSDMMDGRVGAIREALDEADYAETPIMAYSAKYASAFYGPFREAAESAPQFGDRRAYQMDPANAAEAMREIALDLDEGADIIMVKPALPYLDVISRARSEFGVPLAAYSVSGEYAMIKAAGQLGWLDEELAMMEAVTAIRRAGADIVITYFAKEVARRLERAR; this comes from the coding sequence ATGGGACAGGGGATGTTTCGCCCGCGCCGCCTGAGAGAGAAACCGCTGCTGCGCACGCTGGTGCGCGAGACGCGGCTGGCGGTGGACGACCTGGTCTACCCGGCCTTCGTCATCCACGGTCGCGGGGTGCGCGAGCCGATCGCCTCGATGCCGGGACAGAGCCGGCTGTCCATCGACGAGCTGTTGAAGGAGGCCAAGGACGTGGCGGCCATGGGGATCCCGGCCCTGCTCCTGTTCGGCCTGCCCGCCCACAAGGACCCGCGCGGCTCGGAAGCCTACGCCGACGACGGCATCGTGCAGCAGGCGATCCGGGCGGTGAAGGACACCGTGCCCGACCTGCTGGTCGTCACCGACGTCTGTCTCTGTCAGTACACGAGCCACGGCCATTGCGGGATCGTCGAGAACGGGACGGTGCGCAACGATCCCTCCCTGGAGCTGCTGGCGCGTGTGGCCGTCTCTCATGCCGACGCGGGCGCGGACGTGGTGGCGCCTTCGGACATGATGGACGGACGGGTCGGGGCCATCCGCGAGGCCCTGGACGAGGCCGACTACGCGGAGACGCCGATCATGGCCTACTCGGCCAAGTACGCCTCGGCGTTCTACGGCCCCTTCCGGGAGGCGGCCGAGTCCGCGCCGCAATTCGGCGACCGTCGCGCGTACCAGATGGACCCGGCCAACGCCGCCGAGGCCATGCGGGAGATCGCCCTGGACCTGGACGAGGGGGCCGACATCATCATGGTGAAGCCGGCGCTCCCCTACCTCGACGTGATCTCGCGGGCGCGGTCGGAGTTCGGGGTGCCGCTGGCCGCCTACTCGGTGTCGGGGGAGTACGCCATGATCAAGGCGGCCGGACAGCTCGGGTGGCTGGACGAGGAGCTCGCCATGATGGAGGCGGTCACGGCGATCCGGCGCGCCGGGGCCGACATCGTCATCACCTACTTCGCCAAGGAGGTCGCCCGCCGGCTGGAGCGGGCGCGCTGA
- the hemC gene encoding hydroxymethylbilane synthase, translating into MAAARLKRARLGTRGSALALAQADSVATALRRLGQDVEIVPIKTEGDRLFGARLADVGGKGLFVREIEQALADGAIDLAVHSLKDLPAEQPAGLELAAFPPREDPRDVLLTRAGGGFETLPNGARLGTSSLRRRALALALRPDLAVTAIRGNVDTRLRKLAEDACDALVVAAAGLARLGARPPHACPLAPEVFVPAVGQGILGVQVRRDDSETGRLVRTLDDAATRACGLAERAYLRRLGASCTTPIAGYAVLEPDRAGARLHMRALVASEDGRRVLRAEAAGVPDDAEGLGRGLAEALLDQGAAAVALLDPGRRVS; encoded by the coding sequence ATGGCGGCCGCGCGCCTGAAGCGAGCCCGGCTGGGAACGCGGGGCAGCGCGTTGGCGCTGGCCCAGGCCGACAGCGTGGCCACGGCGCTGCGCCGCCTGGGCCAGGACGTCGAGATCGTCCCCATCAAGACCGAAGGCGACCGGCTGTTCGGCGCGCGGCTGGCCGACGTGGGCGGCAAGGGGCTGTTCGTCCGCGAGATCGAACAGGCGCTGGCGGACGGGGCGATCGACCTCGCCGTGCACAGCCTCAAGGATCTCCCCGCCGAGCAGCCGGCCGGGCTGGAGCTCGCCGCGTTTCCGCCGCGCGAGGACCCCAGGGACGTCCTGCTCACACGGGCCGGGGGCGGGTTCGAGACCTTGCCGAACGGCGCGCGCCTGGGCACGTCGAGCCTCCGCCGGCGCGCACTGGCCCTGGCCCTGCGCCCGGACCTCGCGGTGACCGCCATCCGGGGTAACGTGGACACCCGCTTGCGGAAGCTCGCCGAGGACGCGTGCGATGCGCTCGTCGTCGCCGCGGCCGGGCTGGCCCGACTCGGCGCCCGTCCGCCGCATGCCTGTCCGCTGGCGCCGGAGGTCTTCGTGCCCGCCGTCGGGCAGGGGATCCTGGGCGTCCAGGTTCGTCGTGACGACTCCGAGACAGGGCGTCTGGTCCGGACGCTGGACGACGCCGCCACCCGGGCGTGCGGCCTCGCCGAGCGCGCGTACCTGCGCCGGCTGGGAGCCTCCTGCACGACGCCGATCGCCGGCTACGCGGTCCTCGAGCCGGATCGGGCAGGCGCCCGTCTGCACATGAGGGCGCTGGTCGCCAGCGAGGACGGCCGGCGCGTCCTGCGCGCGGAAGCGGCGGGCGTGCCCGACGACGCCGAAGGCCTGGGCCGCGGCCTCGCCGAGGCGCTCCTCGATCAAGGGGCGGCGGCGGTGGCGTTGCTCGACCCCGGACGGAGGGTGTCGTGA